ATGACTCCCGCGTTCTTCATCATAGTTTCCTCCTACGATTAGTTTCTTCACCTCTGGGTAGGCAAATATATGTGCAAACAACGTACCAGCCATCCATCGAATGCCATCCGTTGATAAACAATCAATTAGCCCTGACGAGCAAATGCGCATGGGAATTTCGCCCTCTGCAAAGCGTCATATCACCCAGTTGAGCCATCAGTGTGGCGCTATGAGCCCACCAAAGCAGGGCTCCGCCATCACTATGTAGCAGACGCTTCGCGGATTCAGATGGTGAGGAGAAACTGACGCAAAAAGGTGGAAACGATTAGAGGGAGCTCACACGAGGGTAGATGGTAGGCAATGAGATTCAGGTCCGCTTTCAACCGGCAGACCCAAATCTACGCGGATCACGCGAGCCGTTCGGATCAACGCAGATCAAAACATCGGCCCATATCCGCTTCATCGGCGTCCATCCGCGTGCTATGCGGTTGCAATTAAGACGTGTGGCGAGCGTATGAACCCCTTTTCGGGCTACTGCCGTCAAACGCTTTATCAGAATAGGCCGTGTTTATAATGCTCGATCCAGGCAAACATCCCGCGATAGCATTCCGGTATCTTCTGGTACTGCCTCTTGGAGATAATCAGGAACGGTTGTTTCTTATAGTTTCGATAATCCTTGAACCAGGGGCGATGATAAACCAAATACAAAAGCGGGCGTACGTGCTGAGAACGATTCTCAGTCCCTTGGTGCAGTATTCTGTAATCCATCAAGAAACACGACCCGACCGGCACCTGCGGGTCTACAAACGACGCGTTGACTGGCTGCTCAGCTATCTGGAGATGTGTGCCCGGCCACATCCTTGTTGTTCCATGCACATCATTAAATTCGATTAAAGGAATGGCCATCGTGAGAGCATAACAGGGCAACAACTCGTTCGGCATTGTAGGAAATAGGGCGGGCCCATCACGGTGAAGATGCTGCAACGGAGCCCCCGGTAACGAAACCACGGAGGCCAAACTTCCCAGCACACAATCTTCACCGAGTATGGCTCTGATGATCGGCAAGACGAGTGGATGAGCATATAAAAGCGGCGCTGTGAATGGAGGACGAAAGGCGACTGTCACCATATAACGCTTCTGGCCCACCTCCAACGCATCCAGATGGTGCGCTTCCTCAAAATAGCGTGCATACCGCTTCTGGTAAGCATTGCGCAGGCGAGTCATAAACTTCGTAGGAAAGACATTGCCCAGAAAGAGGCAACCATGAAGGCGAAACTGCTTGACAGCTTGCTGAAGCACATCCTGTCGGACACACGAACATGCATGCTCGTCAGGAGTGAATGAAATGGCTGGAAGCATCATGATCGGCCCTCATGAGCCATGCTCACCCCCAAGAAGTGACCATGAAGCTGGCCAACGTATTCAGCAGTCGAGGTGTCAAGCAGGGCT
This sequence is a window from Blastocatellia bacterium. Protein-coding genes within it:
- a CDS encoding phytanoyl-CoA dioxygenase family protein, with the translated sequence MMLPAISFTPDEHACSCVRQDVLQQAVKQFRLHGCLFLGNVFPTKFMTRLRNAYQKRYARYFEEAHHLDALEVGQKRYMVTVAFRPPFTAPLLYAHPLVLPIIRAILGEDCVLGSLASVVSLPGAPLQHLHRDGPALFPTMPNELLPCYALTMAIPLIEFNDVHGTTRMWPGTHLQIAEQPVNASFVDPQVPVGSCFLMDYRILHQGTENRSQHVRPLLYLVYHRPWFKDYRNYKKQPFLIISKRQYQKIPECYRGMFAWIEHYKHGLF